The following proteins are encoded in a genomic region of Nocardioides sp. cx-173:
- a CDS encoding MFS transporter, with the protein MSPLASYRRLLHLAGPLYVLVAFLGRLPLSMSQIGTLLLVSDATGSYGSGGLAAGALAVANAVGSPLAGELADRVGQRSVVLVQSLLGSAGLVLLVALTRADASAGVLTLTAAAAGLVLPQVGPMARVRWRPITRHETGRQQRLMDAAFSYEGAADEASFMFGPALIGLLVAAVSPSAAMLVAAGLLAVFGCAFAVHPTARLTGRAAGPLVGHGPLLSVVFVGLLGAQLCIGLLFGSIQTGTTALTTDAGQPGLAGIVHACLGVGSVLAGLATVALPPWVGHERRVLMSAALLLPLAIPLLWVGSVTALVVVVLLLGFGVAPYMIGVFSIGERAVPPARVGLAMTLLAGATGIGYAVGSTLAGRLADAEGHTAAFAVTVGATAVALLIAAAGQRPAHRMLTARAQETQASAASPV; encoded by the coding sequence ACGCCACCGGGAGCTACGGCTCCGGCGGCCTCGCGGCCGGCGCGCTGGCCGTGGCGAACGCCGTGGGCTCCCCCCTGGCCGGGGAGCTCGCCGACCGGGTCGGGCAGCGCTCCGTGGTGCTCGTGCAGTCGCTGCTGGGCTCCGCCGGTCTGGTGCTGCTCGTGGCTCTCACCCGCGCGGACGCCTCGGCCGGTGTGCTCACCCTCACGGCGGCGGCGGCCGGCCTGGTGCTGCCGCAGGTGGGACCCATGGCGCGGGTCCGGTGGCGGCCGATCACCCGGCACGAGACCGGGCGCCAGCAGCGGCTCATGGACGCGGCGTTCTCCTACGAGGGCGCCGCCGACGAGGCGTCGTTCATGTTCGGCCCCGCCCTCATCGGCCTCCTGGTCGCCGCCGTGTCGCCCTCCGCGGCGATGCTCGTGGCGGCGGGGCTGCTGGCCGTCTTCGGCTGTGCCTTCGCCGTCCACCCGACCGCGCGCCTGACCGGCCGGGCTGCCGGACCGCTGGTCGGCCACGGACCGCTGCTCAGCGTGGTCTTCGTCGGCCTGCTGGGCGCGCAGCTGTGCATCGGCCTGCTGTTCGGCTCGATCCAGACCGGCACCACCGCCCTCACCACCGACGCCGGCCAGCCGGGGCTGGCCGGCATCGTGCACGCGTGCCTCGGCGTCGGCAGCGTCCTGGCGGGACTGGCCACCGTCGCCCTCCCACCCTGGGTCGGGCACGAGCGCCGGGTGCTGATGTCCGCCGCCCTGCTGCTTCCCCTCGCGATCCCGCTGCTCTGGGTCGGCTCCGTCACGGCGCTGGTCGTCGTCGTCCTGCTGCTCGGCTTCGGCGTGGCGCCGTACATGATCGGGGTCTTCAGCATCGGCGAGCGCGCGGTGCCGCCGGCGCGCGTCGGCCTGGCGATGACGCTGCTCGCCGGGGCGACCGGGATCGGGTACGCCGTCGGGTCGACCCTGGCGGGGCGCCTGGCCGACGCCGAGGGCCACACCGCGGCGTTCGCCGTGACGGTCGGCGCCACCGCCGTCGCGCTGCTGATCGCCGCGGCCGGTCAGCGTCCGGCGCACCGGATGCTGACCGCACGCGCTCAGGAGACTCAGGCGAGCGCGGCCTCGCCGGTCTGA
- a CDS encoding ABC transporter ATP-binding protein: METALPAAPLRELWRRYRRYRARFAWAVAMSAVNKVADVVPELLIGAAVDVVVRGSDSLAGELLGVESRYAQLAWLAAINAVIWIVESVTEYVANVLWRGLAQGVEHDLRVEAYDHAQHLDLGWHEARPAGSTLATLNDDVNQLERFLDVGAPAILQTVLNVLLVGAVFAASSWTLLVLAFLPIPAIVVGSLVFQRRLEPLYDRVRETVSDLSAALSANLGGIATIKAFTAEDRERDRITAVSAAYRDANERAIRSSAAFVPLVRVAILAGFTCTLLLGGWATLRGDLQVGLYSVLVFMTQRLLWPLTEVATVLDLYQRGRASAGRILALLAVPVTVPAGSTVLARPVSGRIELRGVRAGYADGPDVLHGIDLVVPAGETHAVVGPTGAGKSTLLRLVLRFDDPRAGAVLLDGQDMRELDWDSLRGSMGYVAQDVFLFAGTIADNIAYGAPHASREEIRRAAAQAAALDVVDALPAGLDTPVGERGVTLSGGQRQRLALARALLRDPAVLVLDEATSAVDNETEAAIQRSLAEVGAQRTALVVAHRLSTVRHADRIWVMDAGRIAESGTHDELVALDGAYAALWRVQTGEAALA, encoded by the coding sequence GTGGAGACCGCCCTGCCCGCCGCCCCACTGCGTGAGCTGTGGCGCCGCTACCGTCGCTATCGCGCCCGCTTCGCCTGGGCGGTCGCCATGTCGGCGGTCAACAAGGTCGCCGACGTCGTCCCCGAGCTGCTCATCGGCGCGGCCGTCGACGTCGTGGTCCGCGGGTCCGACTCGCTCGCCGGCGAGCTGTTGGGGGTGGAGTCGCGCTACGCGCAGCTCGCCTGGCTGGCCGCGATCAACGCCGTCATCTGGATCGTCGAGTCCGTCACCGAGTACGTCGCCAACGTGCTGTGGCGCGGGCTCGCGCAGGGCGTCGAGCACGACCTGAGGGTCGAGGCCTACGACCACGCCCAGCACCTCGACCTCGGCTGGCACGAGGCCCGGCCGGCCGGCTCGACGCTGGCCACGCTCAACGACGACGTCAACCAGCTGGAGCGGTTCCTCGACGTCGGTGCGCCCGCCATCCTGCAGACCGTGCTCAACGTGCTCCTGGTGGGCGCGGTGTTCGCCGCGTCGTCATGGACCCTGCTGGTGCTGGCGTTCCTGCCCATCCCCGCCATCGTCGTCGGCTCGCTGGTCTTCCAACGCCGCCTGGAGCCGCTCTACGACCGCGTGCGCGAGACCGTGTCGGACCTGTCGGCCGCGCTGTCGGCCAACCTCGGCGGCATCGCCACGATCAAGGCCTTCACCGCCGAGGATCGCGAGCGCGACCGGATCACCGCCGTCTCGGCCGCCTACCGCGACGCCAACGAACGCGCCATCCGCTCCTCGGCCGCCTTCGTGCCGCTCGTGCGGGTGGCGATCCTCGCGGGCTTCACCTGCACCCTGCTCCTCGGTGGCTGGGCCACCCTGCGCGGCGACCTGCAGGTGGGGCTCTACTCGGTCCTGGTCTTCATGACCCAGCGGCTGCTGTGGCCCCTGACCGAGGTCGCCACCGTCCTCGACCTCTACCAGCGCGGGCGGGCCTCGGCCGGCCGGATCCTGGCCCTGCTCGCCGTCCCCGTGACGGTCCCCGCGGGCAGCACCGTCCTGGCCCGGCCGGTGTCGGGACGCATCGAGCTGCGCGGCGTGCGGGCCGGCTACGCCGACGGCCCCGACGTCCTGCACGGCATCGACCTGGTGGTCCCGGCGGGGGAGACCCACGCCGTGGTGGGGCCGACCGGAGCGGGGAAGTCGACGCTGCTGCGCCTGGTGCTGCGCTTCGACGACCCGCGTGCCGGCGCCGTGCTGCTCGACGGGCAGGACATGCGCGAGCTCGACTGGGACTCGCTGCGCGGCTCGATGGGCTACGTCGCCCAGGACGTGTTCCTGTTCGCGGGGACGATCGCCGACAACATCGCCTACGGCGCCCCGCACGCCTCACGCGAGGAGATCCGCCGGGCGGCGGCGCAGGCGGCCGCCCTCGACGTGGTCGATGCGCTGCCCGCCGGCCTGGACACCCCCGTGGGCGAGCGCGGCGTGACCCTCTCGGGCGGCCAGCGACAGCGCCTCGCGCTCGCGCGCGCGCTGCTGCGCGACCCGGCCGTGCTCGTGCTCGACGAGGCCACGAGCGCCGTGGACAACGAGACCGAGGCGGCCATCCAGCGCTCGCTGGCCGAGGTCGGCGCGCAGCGGACGGCGCTCGTGGTGGCACACCGCCTCTCCACGGTGCGTCACGCCGACCGCATCTGGGTGATGGACGCCGGCCGCATCGCCGAGAGCGGCACCCACGACGAGCTGGTGGCCCTCGACGGCGCGTACGCCGCCCTGTGGCGGGTTCAGACCGGCGAGGCCGCGCTCGCCTGA